The segment TGATGATCGGGGCGGCTGGTGTCGGCAAGACTGCTAACTTTTTATACCCGAATATTGAATATGCCTGCGCATCAGGAATGAGCTTTCTGACAACCGATACCAAGGGTGACCTGTTCCGAAATTATGCGGGAATCGCAAAGGAGTGCTACGGCTATCATATTTCCATCCTGGATCTCAGAAATCCTACCCGCTCGGATGGAAACAACATTTTGATGCTGGTCAACAAATATATGGATGAATATCTGCTGGATCCGAAGAATCTGGCGGCAAAGGCCAAGGCGGAAAAATACGCGAAGATCACAGCAAAGACCATCATCAGTTCGGATGGTGCATCCGCCAGCAGCTACGGACAAAATGCATTTTTCTATGATGCGGCGGAAGGGCTTCTGGCATCGGTGATCCTGCTGATTGCGGAATACTGCCCGCCGGAGAAAAGGCATATCATTTCGGTGTTTAAACTGATCCAGGATCTGCTGGCCCCGTCCCCGGTAAAGAACCGGAGCCTGTTCCAGCTTTTGATGGATAAGCTTCCGCCTACCCATAAGGCAAAATGGTTTGCCGGCGCTGCGCTCAATTCTGCGGATCAGGCCATGGCGTCCGTGCTGTCAACCGCTATGAGCCGTCTCAATGCCTTTCTGGACAGTGAGATGGAACAGATCCTGTGTTTTGACAGTTCCCTGGATACGGAAACCTTTTGTTCCACGAAGTCAGCCATATTTATTGTCCTGCCGGAGGAAGATAATACAAAATATTTTATGGTATCCCTGTTCCTCCAGCAGCTCTACCGGGAGATGCTGACCATTGCGGATGAGCATGGAGGAAAGCTCCCGAACCGTGTGATGATGTTTGCGGATGAGATCGGGACGATCCCCAAGATTGAATCCATGGAGATGATGTTTTCCGCAGGGCGTTCCCGCCGCATCAGTATGGTGCCGATCATTCAGTCCTTTGCACAGCTGGAGAAAAATTATGGGAAGGAAGGGGCAAGCATTATTATTGACAACTGCCAGGATATCCTGTTCGGAGGCTTTGCACCCAATTCGGAAAGCGCGGAGATCTTATCAAAGGCACTCGGCAACCGCACGGTGTTGTCCGGTTCCATATCCAGAGGGAAGAATGACCCCAGCCAGAGCCTGCAGATGATGAGCCGACCCCTGATGTCGCCGGATGAATTAAAAACTCTGCCGAAAGGCCGGTTCATTTTGGCAAAGACCGGATGTTTTCCGATGCAGACGCAGCTTCCCTTGTTTTTGAAATGGGGGATTCGATTTGGAAAGCCTTATGAAGTCCCTGAGCAGTCGGCGAGGTCGGTGGCTTATGCGGATCGGTTTGAGCTGGAGCAGGAGATCGTGCGCCGAAGGGATGAAGAGGAAGATAACGGATGGGATGATATGCTGGAAGGAGAAAATGCATCAGGCGAAGGAGGGCAAATCCATGCCGCGGTTCCGCAGCCGGGAGAATTACCGGGAAAGCACAGGAGAACGGCCAGGCGTCCGCCCCTTCGCACGGATTAGAAAGGCGGTGAAGCCCATAGGATATTTTTCTAAGATATACGCTGAGGAACTGCCGCATCGGGCAAAAGCGGTGTATATGTACTTGAAAGACCGCAGCGACAAAAAGGGGCAGTGCTATCCGGCAATTGGGACAATCGCAAAGGAGCTGCATCTGTCACGCAGGACGGTGGAGCGGGCGATTGAAGATCTGATTCGCGCCGGCCTTCTTAAAAAGGAGCAGCGGTGGCGGGAAAATGGTGGAAGGAGCAGCCTGCTTTATACACTGACCGACAGCAGTTAAGAAGAAAAAAATACGCCGCCAAGGGGATGCTTTGCTCTCTTGGTGGCGTATGGAATATGGCACCATGACGTATGCAGGGAAGGGAACACCTGAAGAAATCGTTTAAGATCAGAGAAAAAGAATAGTCGTTTCAACAGTCTGCACGATACGTTTCCAGCATGGACAGGATCGTGCTGCGGATTACCTGTTTGTCTCTGCTGTTTAACCGCATCATCATACGGATCAGCTGTTCATCCTCGCCGTCAATGGTCTGTAACTGTGGGTGGAGGATGGCATCTCCCGGTATATTAAGCACATCTACCAGGCGGAGAAGAATATCCAGACTGGGGCGTTTCTCTTCATTTTCCAAGGCCATAAGGAAGCGGGTGGTAATGCCGACTTTTTCAGCGACCTCATCCTGTGTACGCTTGGCGTCCAGCCGATATTTTTTAAATATAGGTCCCATGTAGGAAATATCCAACTTTTCCAGTCTATCCACTATCAGTTCACCTCCAACACCATTGTACAGTTCGGGTAAGGATTGGAGAACGTTTGCAAAGTTCGTTAAAAACACGAACTAAATATACAAAAGACTTGACAATAGTGCGAATAAACGAATAATATTCAGTATAGAATTTAAATTTAGAAAACGAAAAAACTATGGATTACATATCGGTTAAAGATGCAGCAATTAAATGGAATATTTCTGAAAGACGTGTTCAAAAGCTTTGTGAGTCGGGGCGAATAGAAGGTGTGCTTCGGTTTGGAAGATCGTGGATGATTCCGAAAGGGGAGGAAAAGCCTGCTGATAAACGACGGCGCATAATTCAGAAATAGTCTTAATATTTAAAGAGGTGAAAGGATATATGTATAATCCACAATTAGAAACATTTCTTTGTGTTGCCGAGTGTGGGAGCTTCAATAAAGCTGCAGAAAAATTATTTATCTCTCCGCCCGCTGTAATTAAGCAGATTAATCTTCTGGAGGAAAGCCTTGACCTTCAGCTTTTTGTCCGTACTCATCGGGGCCTTAAACTCACGGCTGCAGGGAAATCACTGGAAAAAGATACCCGATATATCATTCAGTACTGTAATGCATCGGTTACACGGGCTAAGAATGCAATGCAAAAGGATAAAGAAGTTATCCGCATAGGTAACTCTCCTATGACTCCTGCGGAGGCTATTGTTAATTTGTGGCCGAAGATCAAGGATGAATGCCCGGACATTAAGTTCCAGTTGATCCCGTATTATAATACCCCTGAAAATGCCAGGGAGATCCTTGCGAATCTGGGGGAAAATATCGATGTCGTGCCAGGAATCTTTGATGAAACGATGCTGGAACTGCGCAAGTGTGCAGGTCTTGAGATATCCAGGGAACCGATCTGCTGTGCCGTGCCCATTCACCATCGTTTGGCAGAGAAAGACTCGCTTACCGTTAAGGACCTTTATGGAGAAAAACTGATGCTCATAAGACGTAACTGGAGCCATCATGTAGATCTTTTACGGGATGAGATCTGGAAAAACCACCCGCAGATCCAGATCGTAGATTTTGATTTTTATAATACAGATGTGTTTAATGAATGCGAAAACAATAATTATATTTTAATGGCGATACAAAAATGGCAGTATGTACACCCATTTTTGAAGATCGTGCCTGTGGACTGGAGCTTTTCCATACCATATGGACTCCTCTATGCGACAAAACCTTCGCCTGTTGTGCGTAAATTTTTAAATGCGGTGGAAAAAGTGACTCATCAATAGCATCAAGTAACTGATAACCTTTAAGTTTATACTGCATAACCAATCGAGACTTCTTTGGAAGTCTCCTTTTTTTTATAATAAAACCATCAAAGAGCAAGGGAAGTGAAACATGAACATCGGGAAAGTATTTTTGGGACTCTTATGCATCCAGCTTAGCCTGAATGGCTGCAGCACTCAAAGTCAGGCTTCGGTGCAGGCCTCTGAATTTTCAGAAGGCGAAGAAGATGAATATGTAACAGCTTCCGTAAAAAAGGATATGATGATAACACCGTTCGCTGAAGATACACCGATCAATACTGTGGCAAGCGATTCCGTGTTCGGTGACTATGGGCGTCTTTTATTTCCTGTTGATGACTGGTACATGAATGGAGATACTTTGGGAGAATTGAGGCTTACCTGGTACAACAATATCGATCCCAAGGAGACAGTAGAGATCGTAAATACACTCTGGCAGCGGGCAAATGCCGGAGAAACGGTGTTTTATGATATCTATACGGATGAAGAAAAAACAGCAGATCCTGCTAAGGAGGATACAGGCTTGTTTTTCTTTAAAGGCGATCCGGGAGCAAAATTTGCAGTATGCAATGCCGGCGGAGGATTTGCATATGTGGGAGCCATGCAGGACAGCTTTCCGCATGCTCTGGAACTGTCAAAACTTGGATATAACGCATTTGCATTGATCTACCGCCCAGGAGCACAGACTGCCTGTGAAGATCTTGCAAGAGCCATCAGCTTTATTTTTGAACATGCAGATGAGCTGGAAGTGGATACAGACTGCTATTCCCTGTGGGGCGGTTCTGCGGGAGGGCGCATGGCGGCATGGCTTGGAACCTACGGCCCGAAAGCCTTTGGAGGTGACGATCTTCCAAGACCAGGCGCAGTCATCATGCAGTACACTGGGCACAGTGAATATTCGGAGCAGGATCCGCCTACCTTTGCCTGCGTGGGAGAAAGAGATGGCATTGCAGACTGGCACATTATGCAGAGAAGGCTTGAGGCCATGAGTGCAGCGGGAATCTCAACGGAATTCCACCATTATCCGGGCCTGCCCCATGGTTTCGGACTGGGAACAGGTACAGCTGCGGAAGGATGGCTTAATGAAGCTACAGCATTTTGGGAGGCACAGATGCCGACTGATTGACATAGATAAACAGATGAACAAAGAAAGGAAGCAGTGATATGAACAACTTTATTTTTCAAAATGCAACGAAGGTTTATTTTGGCAAAGGATGCGTAAAGGAGTATCTTGCATGCCTTACAAAAGATGCGGATACGATCTTGCTTGCCTATGGCGGAGGAAGCATCAAGAGAAACGGAGTTTACGATGAGATTACCGACATCCTCAAAAAGGAGGGAAAGACCATAGTTGAATTCTCCGGCATCATGTCAAATCCTACATATGCCAAGGTACAGGAGGGAGCAAAGCTCGCAAGAGATAATCATGCGGATATGATCCTTGCGGTAGGGGGCGGAAGCACCATGGACTGCTGCAAAGCAGTTTCCCTTCAGGCAGGATATGACGGAGACATTTGGGAGGATTTCTGGGCACATCAGGGTGTTATTGACTTTGCTCCGCTTCCTCTTGGAGTGATCGTTACTGTAGCAGGTACTGGGAGTGAGTGCAACGGCGGCGCAGTCATCACAAATGAAGAGAAGAAGATCAAGATGGGCAGGGATTACCCGAAACTGAATCCGACATTTGCACTGATGGATCCTACCTATACTTATTCAGTACCTATGGGACAGATGGTATCCGGCAGCTTTGATATTTTGAGCCATATCATGGAGACTTATTTCAGTGAGCCTGATGAGGATAACGTATCTGACGATATCATGGAAGCATTGATGAGAAGCGTAATAAGAAATCTGAGGGAGGCCATGAAGAACTCCGAAGATTATACAGCTCGTTCCAACCTTATGTGGGATTCAACCATGGCTGAAAACAGAGTCATAAAGATGGGAAAAAAGTGCGACTTTGAATGTCATAACATGGAACACCAGCTGGGAGCATACTCA is part of the Clostridium sp. M62/1 genome and harbors:
- a CDS encoding VirD4-like conjugal transfer protein, CD1115 family — encoded protein: MEAENIILFVCIGLGMFAVIGGLAMLSNYYTLNGIKSRTVGDGQHGTARFATEKEIRETYAHVSYEPEKWRRGEALPTEQGLVVGYKKKGNSITALVDSGDIHCLMIGAAGVGKTANFLYPNIEYACASGMSFLTTDTKGDLFRNYAGIAKECYGYHISILDLRNPTRSDGNNILMLVNKYMDEYLLDPKNLAAKAKAEKYAKITAKTIISSDGASASSYGQNAFFYDAAEGLLASVILLIAEYCPPEKRHIISVFKLIQDLLAPSPVKNRSLFQLLMDKLPPTHKAKWFAGAALNSADQAMASVLSTAMSRLNAFLDSEMEQILCFDSSLDTETFCSTKSAIFIVLPEEDNTKYFMVSLFLQQLYREMLTIADEHGGKLPNRVMMFADEIGTIPKIESMEMMFSAGRSRRISMVPIIQSFAQLEKNYGKEGASIIIDNCQDILFGGFAPNSESAEILSKALGNRTVLSGSISRGKNDPSQSLQMMSRPLMSPDELKTLPKGRFILAKTGCFPMQTQLPLFLKWGIRFGKPYEVPEQSARSVAYADRFELEQEIVRRRDEEEDNGWDDMLEGENASGEGGQIHAAVPQPGELPGKHRRTARRPPLRTD
- a CDS encoding helix-turn-helix domain-containing protein; the protein is MGYFSKIYAEELPHRAKAVYMYLKDRSDKKGQCYPAIGTIAKELHLSRRTVERAIEDLIRAGLLKKEQRWRENGGRSSLLYTLTDSS
- a CDS encoding helix-turn-helix transcriptional regulator, producing MDRLEKLDISYMGPIFKKYRLDAKRTQDEVAEKVGITTRFLMALENEEKRPSLDILLRLVDVLNIPGDAILHPQLQTIDGEDEQLIRMMMRLNSRDKQVIRSTILSMLETYRADC
- a CDS encoding helix-turn-helix domain-containing protein — encoded protein: MDYISVKDAAIKWNISERRVQKLCESGRIEGVLRFGRSWMIPKGEEKPADKRRRIIQK
- a CDS encoding LysR family transcriptional regulator; the protein is MYNPQLETFLCVAECGSFNKAAEKLFISPPAVIKQINLLEESLDLQLFVRTHRGLKLTAAGKSLEKDTRYIIQYCNASVTRAKNAMQKDKEVIRIGNSPMTPAEAIVNLWPKIKDECPDIKFQLIPYYNTPENAREILANLGENIDVVPGIFDETMLELRKCAGLEISREPICCAVPIHHRLAEKDSLTVKDLYGEKLMLIRRNWSHHVDLLRDEIWKNHPQIQIVDFDFYNTDVFNECENNNYILMAIQKWQYVHPFLKIVPVDWSFSIPYGLLYATKPSPVVRKFLNAVEKVTHQ
- a CDS encoding alpha/beta hydrolase; translation: MNIGKVFLGLLCIQLSLNGCSTQSQASVQASEFSEGEEDEYVTASVKKDMMITPFAEDTPINTVASDSVFGDYGRLLFPVDDWYMNGDTLGELRLTWYNNIDPKETVEIVNTLWQRANAGETVFYDIYTDEEKTADPAKEDTGLFFFKGDPGAKFAVCNAGGGFAYVGAMQDSFPHALELSKLGYNAFALIYRPGAQTACEDLARAISFIFEHADELEVDTDCYSLWGGSAGGRMAAWLGTYGPKAFGGDDLPRPGAVIMQYTGHSEYSEQDPPTFACVGERDGIADWHIMQRRLEAMSAAGISTEFHHYPGLPHGFGLGTGTAAEGWLNEATAFWEAQMPTD
- a CDS encoding iron-containing alcohol dehydrogenase: MNNFIFQNATKVYFGKGCVKEYLACLTKDADTILLAYGGGSIKRNGVYDEITDILKKEGKTIVEFSGIMSNPTYAKVQEGAKLARDNHADMILAVGGGSTMDCCKAVSLQAGYDGDIWEDFWAHQGVIDFAPLPLGVIVTVAGTGSECNGGAVITNEEKKIKMGRDYPKLNPTFALMDPTYTYSVPMGQMVSGSFDILSHIMETYFSEPDEDNVSDDIMEALMRSVIRNLREAMKNSEDYTARSNLMWDSTMAENRVIKMGKKCDFECHNMEHQLGAYSNCNHGQGLAVIHPVYYRHIYKEGLSKFVRFAKNVWEISDEGRDEDALAVAGISALAEFIKEIGLPTKLKEIGVKKEQLKEIADSCGISQGSYKVMTHEEILQIFEECYE